The following proteins come from a genomic window of Yinghuangia sp. ASG 101:
- a CDS encoding helix-turn-helix domain-containing protein, with product MNAASPEAGPGPATAGNPTSASARRHTLRGARGRRSVVRPGNGSAVGGRAQDIDTWRSMLRECIVELDAAPVGGVDASRYTGWAYQLDLGPLSVTDVGTDPARVSRTPRMIGRSQDAFYHLSVAQRPCWVAQAGQETRLEAGDAVLLDCTTPFWLAADGFAHHLVVNIPRGELLRSLRVERDVLGRRIAAANPALRVLTAVIGELGGGTAAVPPRALLELGNTAAELLASTVRWEGHPHAAAEDARMSHRAQLLRMQDFVCRNLAEPGLSTQTLASAFGVSARYVEIVFRDADLTPFRFIRETRLDQARRMLADPRQRHRPIAAVGRSVGFENASVFARNFRARYGATPREYRQTGPRGD from the coding sequence GTGAACGCCGCATCGCCCGAGGCCGGCCCAGGACCGGCCACAGCAGGGAACCCCACCTCCGCGTCCGCGCGGCGCCACACCCTCAGGGGCGCGCGCGGGCGCCGGTCGGTGGTCCGCCCCGGAAACGGCTCCGCCGTCGGCGGAAGGGCGCAGGACATCGACACCTGGCGGTCGATGCTGCGCGAGTGCATCGTCGAGTTGGACGCCGCCCCCGTCGGCGGCGTCGACGCAAGCCGCTACACCGGCTGGGCCTACCAGTTGGACCTGGGCCCCCTCAGCGTCACCGACGTGGGCACCGACCCCGCCCGCGTGTCGCGGACGCCGCGCATGATCGGCCGCAGTCAGGACGCCTTCTACCACTTGTCGGTCGCGCAACGCCCCTGTTGGGTCGCGCAGGCCGGGCAGGAGACCCGCCTGGAGGCCGGCGACGCCGTCCTGCTCGACTGCACGACCCCGTTCTGGCTGGCGGCCGACGGGTTCGCGCACCATTTGGTCGTCAACATCCCCCGCGGCGAACTGCTGCGCAGCCTGCGGGTCGAACGCGACGTGCTGGGACGGCGGATCGCGGCGGCGAACCCGGCCCTGCGCGTCCTGACCGCGGTGATCGGGGAACTCGGCGGCGGCACCGCCGCCGTGCCGCCCCGCGCGCTCCTCGAACTCGGGAACACCGCCGCCGAGTTGCTGGCGTCCACGGTGCGGTGGGAAGGCCACCCGCACGCCGCCGCCGAGGACGCGCGGATGAGCCACCGGGCGCAACTCCTGCGCATGCAGGACTTCGTATGCCGCAACCTGGCCGAACCCGGGCTATCCACACAGACATTGGCGTCGGCGTTCGGCGTCTCCGCGCGCTACGTGGAGATCGTCTTCCGCGACGCCGACCTGACGCCGTTCCGCTTCATCCGGGAGACACGCCTCGACCAGGCGCGCCGCATGCTGGCCGATCCGCGCCAGCGCCACCGCCCGATAGCGGCGGTGGGCCGGTCGGTCGGCTTCGAGAACGCGAGCGTCTTCGCCCGCAACTTCCGTGCGCGGTACGGGGCGACGCCGCGCGAGTACCGGCAGACGGGCCCGCGCGGCGACTGA